The genomic region TTAGCCGAAATTCATAACTATTGGAACAAAACGATTGATGCCGGAAAGCGACTGGTGATTGCTGTTGGGTAGAAACAAGAGAAAAGAGGAAGGAGAAAAGAGGAAAGAGAAAAGAGGAAAGAGAAAAGAGGAAAGAGAAAAGAGGAAAGAGAAAAGAGGAAGGAGAAAAGAGGAAGGAGGAAAGAGAAAAGAAACAAGATGTTTCGTGAGCTACATTTTGAAAAAATATCCGATGTTTGCGAAAAAATTAAATAGTAAGATATATGATCACTATAGTGGCCACACTTAGGGCGAAAGCGGAATACCAGGAAATGGTTTTGGCGACATTGCAGGAATTGGTAAAAGCATCGTTAGAGGAAGACGGATGTAAAGAATACCGATTGCATATTTCCACGAATAATCCGTTGGAGTTTCTTTTTTATGAATGTTGGGAGAGTAAAGCCGCAATCGATGCGCATATGCAAACCACACACTTTTTGGATTTTCAGCAAAAAGCAACAGAATGGTTGGAACAAAGCGAAATCAATCGGTATCAACCTTTATAATCTAAATTTTTTATGATCAATAAATTAAAAATGCTAACCGTATGTGTACTGGTTGGAATGGGGGCTTTTGCGCAAAGTGCTGTTAATTATGAAGGGGAAGCAATTAACCGTTT from Flavobacterium sp. WV_118_3 harbors:
- a CDS encoding putative quinol monooxygenase — protein: MITIVATLRAKAEYQEMVLATLQELVKASLEEDGCKEYRLHISTNNPLEFLFYECWESKAAIDAHMQTTHFLDFQQKATEWLEQSEINRYQPL